From Alphaproteobacteria bacterium, a single genomic window includes:
- a CDS encoding MmgE/PrpD family protein, with protein sequence MTSVGSIASRLARFVAGLSLDDIPGDSRHHARLQLLDAIGIALASSTQAFGRRAADGLQLLSEGDALVIGLPHRLAVRDAILVNGILIHGLDFDDTSIHGRVHPSSFCVPPALTLAVEKGLSGAELLTAYIAGLECAIRIGGASKGGFPRNGFDAGGIVSPFATSLVAGKLLGLTETELTLAQGLALSTAGGTREFIDAMAWTKRMHPGWGGVGGATAALLAKGGFRGPALPYEGRFGLYAQYVRDGAEAVDLALATEGLGTRWHLDDVSFKPLPACYFNIAPIDAAAALARRHDLTPGDIARVTVLLPEAAVNTVCEPAALKRHPDDGYAGEFSVYYTVAAALARRGFSLADHGDDALGDPVVQALAQKVDYEIDPRSTFPKYYSAAVIVTTRDGRRLEHREDIHRGAPERPLGEETVTAKFTDNATRAVDARRADTIRDTVMGLETLDDARVFRDLLRPA encoded by the coding sequence ATGACCAGTGTCGGCAGCATCGCCAGCCGGCTCGCGCGATTTGTCGCCGGGCTGTCGCTGGATGACATTCCCGGCGACAGCCGGCATCACGCGCGGCTGCAACTGCTCGACGCCATCGGCATCGCGCTGGCCAGTTCGACGCAGGCCTTCGGGCGCCGCGCCGCCGACGGGCTGCAACTGCTCAGCGAGGGCGACGCGCTGGTCATCGGCCTGCCGCATCGCCTGGCGGTGCGGGACGCCATCCTGGTCAACGGCATCCTGATCCACGGGCTTGATTTCGACGACACCTCGATCCATGGCCGGGTCCATCCCAGTTCCTTCTGCGTCCCGCCGGCGCTGACCCTCGCCGTCGAGAAGGGGTTGAGCGGCGCGGAGTTGCTGACCGCCTATATCGCGGGGCTGGAATGCGCGATCCGAATCGGCGGCGCATCGAAGGGCGGCTTTCCCCGCAACGGTTTCGACGCGGGCGGGATCGTCAGCCCCTTCGCCACGTCCCTGGTGGCGGGAAAGCTGCTGGGCCTGACCGAAACCGAACTCACCCTGGCCCAAGGCCTCGCGCTCAGCACCGCCGGCGGCACGCGCGAATTCATCGACGCCATGGCCTGGACCAAGCGCATGCATCCCGGCTGGGGCGGGGTCGGCGGCGCCACGGCGGCGCTGCTGGCGAAGGGCGGGTTTCGCGGCCCCGCGCTGCCCTATGAGGGGCGTTTCGGCCTCTACGCCCAGTATGTCCGCGACGGCGCGGAGGCGGTCGACCTCGCGCTCGCGACCGAGGGGCTGGGCACGCGCTGGCATCTCGACGACGTATCCTTCAAGCCGCTGCCGGCCTGTTATTTCAACATCGCGCCGATCGACGCGGCGGCCGCGCTGGCGCGGCGGCACGACCTGACCCCCGGCGACATCGCCCGCGTGACCGTCCTGCTGCCGGAAGCGGCGGTCAATACGGTCTGCGAACCGGCGGCGCTGAAACGGCACCCGGATGACGGCTATGCGGGCGAGTTCAGCGTCTACTACACAGTCGCGGCGGCGCTGGCGCGGCGCGGCTTTTCCCTCGCCGACCACGGCGACGACGCGCTGGGCGATCCCGTGGTACAGGCGCTGGCGCAGAAGGTCGATTACGAAATCGACCCGCGGAGCACCTTCCCGAAATACTATTCCGCCGCCGTGATCGTGACCACGAGGGATGGCCGCCGGCTGGAGCATCGCGAGGATATCCATCGCGGCGCGCCGGAACGCCCGCTCGGCGAGGAAACCGTGACCGCCAAGTTCACCGACAACGCCACCCGCGCGGTGGATGCGCGGCGCGCGGATACGATCCGCGACACGGTCATGGGCCTGGAGACGCTGGATGACGCGCGCGTGTTCCGCGACCTGTTGCGACCGGCATAG
- a CDS encoding glutathione S-transferase: protein MAYTLILGNKVYSSWSLRGWLLMRPFGIPFDQKVIELHSADFARFREETPPALTVPTLLSREGGETLTVWDSLSIAEFLHERHPDAGIWPKDPAARAAARSLCAEMHSGYRPLRSTMPMNMRRQYRTFTPDAEAKADIARIALLWRWAKERWGDGGPYLFGDAFTAAEAFYAPVASRLRTYGVKLDDVSQAYADAVLAHPATAEFFDDAMQEIWVSEKNEMDIE, encoded by the coding sequence ATGGCCTACACCCTCATCCTCGGCAACAAGGTCTATTCCAGCTGGTCGCTGCGCGGCTGGCTGCTGATGCGGCCTTTCGGCATTCCCTTCGACCAGAAGGTCATCGAACTGCACTCGGCTGACTTCGCCCGGTTCCGCGAAGAAACGCCACCGGCGCTGACGGTGCCGACGCTGCTGTCCCGCGAGGGCGGCGAAACCCTGACCGTCTGGGACAGCCTGTCCATCGCGGAATTCCTGCATGAACGCCACCCGGACGCCGGAATCTGGCCGAAAGACCCGGCGGCGCGGGCGGCGGCGCGCAGCCTCTGCGCGGAAATGCATTCCGGCTACCGGCCGCTGCGGTCGACCATGCCGATGAACATGCGCCGGCAATACAGGACCTTTACCCCGGACGCGGAGGCGAAAGCCGATATCGCGCGGATCGCCCTGCTGTGGCGCTGGGCGAAGGAACGATGGGGCGACGGCGGCCCCTACCTGTTCGGCGACGCCTTCACCGCGGCGGAAGCCTTCTACGCCCCCGTGGCCTCGCGCTTGCGGACCTACGGGGTCAAACTGGACGATGTGAGCCAGGCCTATGCGGACGCCGTGCTGGCGCATCCGGCAACCGCCGAATTCTTCGACGACGCGATGCAGGAAATCTGGGTCAGCGAAAAGAACGAAATGGATATCGAGTAA